In Alosa alosa isolate M-15738 ecotype Scorff River unplaced genomic scaffold, AALO_Geno_1.1 AALO_1.0_unplaced_234, whole genome shotgun sequence, the sequence CAACAACTGAAAACATGAGCGGCCGAGGTAAAACCGGTGGCAAGGCCAGAGCAAAGGCTAAGACTCGTTCATCCAGGGCTGGACTTCAGTTCCCTGTGGGCCGTGTGCACAGGCTGCTGCGCAAAGGTAACTATGCTCAGCGTGTCGGCGCTGGTGCACCGGTCTATTTGGCTGCAGTGCTCGAGTATCTGACTGCTGAGATCCTGGAGTTGGCCGGCAATGCTGCCCGTGA encodes:
- the LOC125290220 gene encoding histone H2A-like; translation: MSESISEYEYLDELSTTTENMSGRGKTGGKARAKAKTRSSRAGLQFPVGRVHRLLRKGNYAQRVGAGAPVYLAAVLEYLTAEILELAGNAARDNKKTRIIPRHLQLAVRNDEELNKLLGGVTIAQGGVLPNIQAVLLPKKT